The proteins below come from a single Streptomyces spongiicola genomic window:
- a CDS encoding cytochrome P450 encodes MTQGSLLRQILEYENRHDPYPLYAELRKTPVLNEDDGAYVVSTYDEVLTLLHDPRVSSDSRNMTRPSGIDVQDQQQDEETTLPPSFIRLDPPEHDRLRRLTNTSFGPPHEPHRVHEMRGELGGIVSDLIGGIGGTDRIDLVEQFSYPFPVTVICRLLGVPREDEQRFHGWADTLAASLDPMPGQDPTERDRITQQARTELGMYLAGLIEERRRNPQKDMLSELATLKGPDGSMSTMELLSTAALLLVAGHETTVNLITNGMLTLLRNPQVLERLRADPDLSVPLVEELLRFEPPVQLVPNRTTLADIEIAGVTIPKGASLWLVVAAGNRDPLRFEDPDRFDPDREDIRHLGFGSGVHSCFGAPLARLEAQIALSELARRLVNPRLLEDPPEYRGNAVLRGPRHLPIACDDIRP; translated from the coding sequence ATGACCCAAGGCAGCCTGCTGCGGCAGATCCTCGAGTACGAGAACCGCCACGACCCGTACCCCCTGTACGCGGAACTCCGGAAGACGCCCGTGCTGAACGAGGACGACGGCGCCTACGTCGTGAGCACCTACGACGAGGTCCTGACCCTTCTGCACGACCCACGGGTCAGCTCCGACTCCCGCAACATGACCCGGCCGTCGGGCATCGACGTGCAGGACCAGCAGCAGGACGAGGAGACGACGCTGCCGCCCAGTTTCATCCGGCTCGACCCGCCGGAGCACGACAGGCTGCGCCGCCTGACGAACACCTCCTTCGGACCGCCCCACGAGCCCCACCGGGTGCACGAGATGCGCGGCGAACTGGGCGGAATCGTCTCGGACCTGATCGGAGGCATCGGCGGCACCGACCGGATCGACCTGGTCGAGCAGTTCTCGTACCCGTTCCCCGTGACCGTGATCTGCCGTCTGCTCGGGGTGCCGCGCGAGGACGAGCAGCGCTTCCACGGCTGGGCCGACACCCTCGCGGCCAGCCTGGACCCGATGCCGGGCCAGGACCCGACCGAGCGGGACAGGATCACCCAGCAGGCCCGCACCGAACTCGGCATGTACCTGGCCGGGCTGATCGAGGAGCGGCGCCGGAACCCGCAGAAGGACATGCTCTCCGAACTGGCCACCCTCAAGGGGCCGGACGGTTCGATGTCCACGATGGAACTGCTCAGCACCGCCGCGCTGCTGCTGGTCGCCGGTCACGAGACCACCGTGAACCTGATCACCAACGGCATGCTGACGCTGCTGCGCAACCCCCAGGTGCTGGAGCGCCTGCGCGCCGACCCCGACCTGTCCGTGCCGCTCGTCGAGGAACTGCTGCGTTTCGAACCCCCGGTGCAGCTGGTGCCGAACCGCACGACCCTCGCCGACATCGAGATCGCCGGGGTGACCATCCCGAAGGGCGCCTCCCTGTGGCTGGTGGTGGCCGCGGGCAACCGCGACCCGCTGCGCTTCGAGGACCCCGACCGCTTCGATCCCGACCGCGAGGACATCCGGCACCTGGGCTTCGGCAGCGGCGTGCACAGCTGCTTCGGCGCGCCCCTCGCCCGCCTGGAGGCCCAGATCGCGCTGAGCGAACTCGCACGCCGGCTGGTCAACCCCCGGTTGCTGGAGGACCCGCCCGAGTACCGCGGGAACGCGGTGCTGCGCGGGCCCCGCCATCTGCCGATCGCCTGCGACGACATCAGGCCGTGA
- a CDS encoding sugar porter family MFS transporter, with product MTSTPQAQAPEGRKARPEHLSHVVFIAASAAMGGFLFGYDSAVINGAVVAIRDRFEVTSEVLAQVIAAALIGCAIGAATAGRIADRVGRIRVMQIAAVLFAASAIGSALPFALWRIVGGVAIGMASVIAPAYIAEVSPSAYRGRLASFQQAAIVTGIALSQLVNWTILTIADGDQRGRIGGLEAWQWMLGIEVVPAVLYGVLSLLIPESPRYLISVGRRTEARKVLRDVEGRSVDLDKRVVEIEENMRHERKPSFRDLLGGRFLFLPIVWIGIGLSVFQQLVGINVIFYYSSALWQSVGVNPASSFLYSFETSIVNIVGTLIAMVLVDRIGRKPLALIGSGGMSVSLGLAAWAFSYKTEVGGEVSLPGLQGTVALFAANFFVLFFALSWGVVVWVLLGEMFPGRIRAAALGIAASAQWVANWLITVTFPTLSDWNLSGAYVIYTVFAVLSIPFILKWVPETKGKALEEMG from the coding sequence GTGACCAGCACACCGCAGGCGCAGGCGCCCGAAGGCCGCAAGGCCAGGCCGGAGCACCTCAGCCATGTCGTCTTCATCGCGGCGTCGGCCGCGATGGGGGGCTTCCTCTTCGGCTACGACAGCGCGGTGATCAACGGAGCCGTCGTGGCCATCCGCGACCGCTTCGAGGTGACCTCCGAAGTACTCGCGCAGGTCATCGCGGCCGCCCTGATCGGCTGTGCGATCGGCGCGGCCACCGCCGGCCGGATCGCCGACCGGGTCGGGCGCATCCGGGTCATGCAGATCGCCGCCGTGCTGTTCGCCGCCAGCGCGATCGGCTCCGCGCTGCCGTTCGCCCTCTGGCGCATCGTCGGCGGCGTCGCCATCGGCATGGCCTCCGTCATCGCCCCCGCCTACATCGCCGAGGTGTCCCCGTCCGCCTACCGCGGCCGGCTCGCCTCCTTCCAGCAGGCCGCCATCGTCACCGGCATCGCCCTCTCGCAGCTGGTCAACTGGACCATCCTCACCATCGCGGACGGCGACCAGCGCGGTCGCATCGGCGGACTGGAAGCCTGGCAGTGGATGCTCGGCATCGAGGTCGTACCGGCCGTGCTCTACGGGGTGCTGTCCCTCCTCATCCCCGAGTCGCCCCGGTACCTGATCTCGGTCGGCCGCCGCACCGAGGCGCGCAAGGTGCTCCGCGACGTCGAGGGCCGGTCCGTGGACCTGGACAAGCGGGTCGTCGAGATCGAGGAGAACATGCGCCACGAGCGCAAGCCCTCGTTCAGGGACCTGCTCGGCGGCAGGTTCCTCTTCCTGCCGATCGTCTGGATCGGCATCGGCCTGTCCGTCTTCCAGCAGCTCGTCGGCATCAACGTCATCTTCTACTACAGCTCGGCGCTGTGGCAGTCGGTCGGCGTCAACCCCGCGAGCTCGTTCCTCTACTCCTTCGAGACGTCGATCGTGAACATCGTCGGCACGCTGATCGCGATGGTCCTCGTGGACCGGATCGGCCGGAAACCGCTGGCCCTCATCGGCTCGGGTGGCATGTCCGTCTCGCTGGGACTGGCCGCCTGGGCCTTCTCGTACAAGACGGAGGTCGGCGGCGAGGTCTCGCTCCCCGGCCTGCAGGGCACCGTCGCCCTCTTCGCAGCCAACTTCTTCGTGCTCTTCTTCGCGCTCTCCTGGGGCGTGGTGGTCTGGGTGCTGCTCGGCGAGATGTTCCCCGGCAGGATCCGCGCGGCCGCGCTGGGCATCGCCGCCTCGGCCCAGTGGGTCGCCAACTGGCTGATCACCGTGACGTTCCCGACGCTGTCGGACTGGAACCTCTCCGGTGCCTACGTCATCTACACGGTCTTCGCCGTGCTCTCGATCCCGTTCATCCTCAAATGGGTGCCCGAGACGAAGGGCAAGGCGTTGGAGGAGATGGGCTGA
- a CDS encoding PPOX class F420-dependent oxidoreductase, whose product MDLQELDRAKYISLTTFRKDGTGVATPVWFAAEGGELYVWTRSDSWKVKRLRRDDRVTVAPCDVRGRVGEGAETAEGTARLLEEADLGRVRKLLSRKYGWRFRLVDVPAAVVRLGKRPHTGIAVKLRAR is encoded by the coding sequence GTGGACCTCCAGGAGCTCGACCGCGCCAAGTACATCAGCCTCACCACCTTCCGCAAGGACGGGACGGGCGTCGCCACGCCCGTGTGGTTCGCCGCCGAGGGCGGTGAACTGTACGTCTGGACCCGCTCCGACTCGTGGAAGGTCAAGCGCCTGCGCCGGGACGACCGGGTCACGGTGGCCCCCTGCGACGTGCGCGGCAGGGTCGGGGAGGGAGCCGAGACCGCGGAGGGTACGGCACGACTGCTGGAAGAGGCCGATCTCGGGAGGGTCAGGAAGCTGCTGAGCCGCAAGTACGGCTGGCGGTTCCGGCTCGTCGACGTCCCCGCCGCGGTCGTGCGTCTGGGCAAGCGCCCGCACACCGGCATCGCGGTGAAGCTCCGGGCACGTTGA
- the ftsY gene encoding signal recognition particle-docking protein FtsY, whose translation MEIVILAVVIALVAVGAISGLVVGSRRKKQLPPSAPSSTPTITAPPAEPHVGEEAEAPREEPRRTIEEVGLPSAEQAVAEPAAVEDPVVAEPAAPAIEIPEPAAGRLVRLRARLARSQNTLGKGLLTLLSREHLDEETWEEIEDILLTADVGVTATQELVDHLRERVRVLGTRTPDELRGLLREELLRLIGTDADRAVRTESGLDTPGVVLVVGVNGTGKTTTTGKLARVLVADGRSVVLGAADTFRAAAADQLQTWGERVGARTVRGPEGGDPASIAYDAVKEGIAEGADVVLVDTAGRLHTKTGLMDELGKVKRVVEKHGPLDEVLLVLDATTGQNGLVQARVFAEVVDITGIVLTKLDGTAKGGIVISVQRELGVPVKLVGLGEGPDDLAPFEPEAFVDALIGD comes from the coding sequence ATGGAAATCGTCATCCTTGCTGTAGTCATCGCCCTGGTCGCGGTCGGCGCGATCAGCGGGCTCGTGGTCGGCAGCCGTAGGAAGAAGCAGCTGCCGCCCTCGGCGCCGTCGAGTACGCCGACCATCACAGCTCCGCCAGCCGAGCCGCACGTCGGCGAGGAGGCGGAGGCCCCGCGGGAGGAGCCCCGCCGCACCATCGAGGAGGTCGGCCTCCCGTCCGCGGAGCAGGCCGTCGCCGAGCCCGCGGCCGTCGAGGATCCGGTCGTCGCCGAGCCCGCGGCTCCCGCGATCGAGATCCCGGAACCGGCCGCGGGACGTCTCGTACGGCTGCGCGCCCGTCTGGCCCGCTCCCAGAACACCCTGGGCAAGGGGCTGCTCACCCTGCTGTCCCGTGAGCACCTCGACGAGGAGACATGGGAGGAGATCGAGGACATCCTCCTCACCGCGGACGTCGGCGTCACGGCGACCCAGGAGCTGGTCGACCATCTACGGGAGCGGGTGAGGGTCCTCGGCACCCGCACCCCGGACGAGCTGCGTGGGCTGCTCCGCGAGGAACTGCTGCGGCTCATCGGCACGGACGCGGACCGCGCGGTGCGGACCGAGAGCGGTCTGGACACCCCCGGCGTCGTGCTGGTCGTCGGCGTCAACGGCACGGGCAAGACCACCACCACCGGCAAGCTGGCCCGGGTGCTCGTCGCGGACGGGCGCAGCGTCGTCCTCGGCGCCGCGGACACCTTCCGCGCGGCCGCCGCCGACCAGCTGCAGACCTGGGGTGAGCGGGTCGGCGCCCGCACCGTCCGCGGACCCGAGGGCGGCGACCCGGCCTCGATCGCCTACGACGCGGTCAAGGAGGGCATCGCCGAGGGGGCCGACGTCGTCCTCGTCGACACGGCGGGCCGGCTGCACACCAAGACCGGTCTCATGGACGAGCTGGGCAAGGTCAAGCGCGTGGTCGAGAAGCACGGCCCGCTGGACGAGGTGCTCCTCGTCCTCGACGCCACGACGGGCCAGAACGGCCTGGTCCAGGCCCGGGTCTTCGCCGAGGTCGTCGACATCACCGGCATCGTCCTCACCAAGCTCGACGGCACCGCCAAGGGCGGCATCGTCATCTCCGTGCAGCGCGAACTCGGTGTGCCGGTCAAGCTGGTCGGCCTCGGCGAAGGCCCGGACGACCTGGCGCCCTTCGAGCCGGAGGCCTTCGTCGACGCCCTGATCGGGGACTAG
- the ggt gene encoding gamma-glutamyltransferase, giving the protein MGRRVARHAPLTVVFTALLAVLTAGAAAPPTPPRAPDPVAAPVKEPVATGYGGAVASVDADASAVGIEVLRRGGNAVDAAVATAAALGVTEPYSAGIGGGGYFVYYDAGKRRVHTIDGRETAPRSAGAALFQENGKPIPFAEGVTSGLGVGTPGTPATWEAALAAWGSRPLAQLLKPAERLARNGFTVDETFRSQTRANEARFRDFPASAELFLPGGRLPEPGSVFRNPDLARTYAEIGRKGTRVMYRGGVARDIVGTVRAPEVREGATRVVRPGDLTLRDLATYETVRRQPTRVAYRGLDVYGMAPSSSGGTSVGEALNILERTDLAGLSEAKYLHRFIEASRITFADRGRWVGDPAFEDVPVRELLSQRYADSRACLIRDDSVLTSPLPPGDPRSPRPCGSEGRAVPTTYEGESTTHLTVADRWGNVVAYTLTIESTGGSGITVPGRGFLLNNELTDFSFAPADPAVHDPNLPGPGKRPRSSMSPTIVLDDRSRPVLALGSPGGATIITTVLQTLNGVVDRGLPLADAIAAPRASQRNQTTTELEPELWNSPLRAELEALGHAFRQNPEIGAATGVQRLPDGRWVAAAEKARRGGGSAMVVRPAGR; this is encoded by the coding sequence ATGGGTCGCAGAGTCGCCCGTCACGCTCCGCTCACCGTGGTCTTCACCGCCCTGCTGGCCGTGCTGACGGCCGGCGCCGCCGCGCCGCCGACGCCACCGCGGGCGCCCGACCCGGTGGCCGCACCGGTGAAGGAGCCCGTGGCCACCGGGTACGGCGGTGCCGTCGCGAGCGTCGACGCCGACGCCTCGGCGGTGGGCATCGAGGTGCTGAGGCGCGGCGGCAACGCCGTGGACGCGGCGGTCGCCACCGCGGCGGCGCTCGGGGTCACCGAGCCGTACTCCGCGGGCATCGGCGGTGGCGGCTACTTCGTCTACTACGACGCGGGCAAGCGCAGGGTCCACACCATCGACGGGCGCGAGACCGCCCCGCGCTCGGCCGGCGCCGCACTGTTCCAGGAGAACGGAAAGCCCATCCCGTTCGCGGAGGGCGTGACCAGCGGTCTGGGGGTGGGCACCCCCGGCACCCCCGCGACCTGGGAAGCGGCGCTCGCCGCCTGGGGCAGCCGTCCGCTGGCTCAGCTGCTGAAGCCCGCGGAGCGGCTGGCGAGGAACGGCTTCACCGTCGACGAGACCTTCCGCAGCCAGACCCGGGCGAACGAGGCCCGGTTCCGGGACTTCCCGGCCAGTGCCGAGCTGTTCCTGCCGGGCGGCCGGCTGCCGGAGCCCGGATCGGTCTTCAGGAACCCCGATCTGGCCCGCACCTACGCGGAGATCGGCCGCAAGGGCACCCGGGTGATGTACCGGGGCGGCGTCGCCCGCGACATCGTCGGCACCGTGCGGGCCCCGGAGGTGCGCGAGGGCGCCACCCGCGTCGTCCGGCCCGGCGATCTGACGCTCCGTGACCTCGCGACGTACGAGACGGTCCGCAGGCAGCCGACGAGGGTGGCGTACCGGGGGCTCGACGTCTACGGCATGGCCCCGTCCTCGTCCGGCGGCACCAGCGTCGGCGAGGCGCTGAACATCCTGGAGCGGACCGACCTCGCCGGGCTGTCCGAGGCGAAGTACCTGCACCGCTTCATCGAGGCGAGCCGCATCACCTTCGCCGACCGGGGGCGCTGGGTCGGCGACCCGGCCTTCGAGGACGTGCCGGTACGGGAGCTGCTCTCCCAGCGGTACGCGGACAGCCGGGCCTGCCTCATCCGCGACGACTCCGTCCTCACCAGCCCCCTCCCGCCCGGCGATCCGCGCTCCCCCCGGCCGTGCGGATCGGAGGGCCGCGCCGTCCCGACGACGTACGAGGGCGAGAGCACCACCCATCTCACCGTCGCCGACCGGTGGGGCAACGTCGTCGCCTACACCCTGACGATCGAGTCGACCGGCGGCAGCGGCATCACGGTGCCCGGCCGGGGCTTCCTGCTCAACAACGAGTTGACGGACTTCTCCTTCGCCCCGGCCGACCCGGCCGTGCACGACCCGAACCTCCCGGGCCCCGGCAAGCGGCCGCGCTCCTCCATGTCCCCGACGATCGTCCTGGACGACCGGTCCCGGCCCGTGCTGGCGCTCGGCTCCCCCGGCGGGGCGACGATCATCACCACCGTCCTGCAGACGCTCAACGGCGTCGTCGACCGCGGCCTGCCCCTGGCCGACGCGATCGCCGCCCCGCGAGCCAGCCAGCGCAACCAGACCACCACCGAACTCGAGCCGGAGCTGTGGAACAGCCCGCTGAGGGCGGAGCTAGAGGCCCTGGGCCACGCCTTCCGCCAGAACCCGGAGATCGGCGCCGCGACGGGGGTGCAGCGCCTGCCGGACGGCCGCTGGGTGGCCGCGGCGGAGAAGGCGCGGCGCGGCGGCGGCTCGGCGATGGTGGTGCGCCCCGCGGGCCGGTAG
- the nsdA gene encoding transcriptional repressor NsdA — protein sequence MSGSDADGTGHGKRPNEQLGSWFVRSGWSKGELARQVNRRARQIGAHHISTDTSRVRRWLDGEQPREPIPRILGELFSERFGTVVAIEDLGLRTAHQSPSVSGVDLPWAGHQTVALLSDFSRSDLMLARRGFLGTSLALSAGPALVEPMQRWLVPTPPSGPDPADSAGVRRPSRLSEPELGLLESTTAMFRQWDAQCGGGLRRKAVVGQLHEVTDLLQEPHPAAVSGRLFTCAAELAELAGWMSYDVGLQPTAQKYFVLALHAAKEAGDKPLGSYILSSMSRQMIHLGRPDDALELIHLAQYGSRECATPRTQAMLYAMEARAYANMGQPSKTKRAVRMAEVTFADALETREPEPDWIRFFSEAELNGENAHSYRDLAYVAGRSPTYASLAEPVMERAVELFSEDTEHQRSYALNLVGMATVHLLKREPEQSTRLAEQALHVARRVRSERVNTRLRKTVDTAARDFGDVPEVVHLTDLITAQLPETAEAV from the coding sequence GTGAGCGGCAGCGACGCGGACGGCACGGGCCACGGCAAGCGCCCGAACGAGCAGCTCGGCTCGTGGTTCGTACGCAGCGGCTGGTCGAAGGGCGAGCTGGCCCGGCAGGTCAACCGCCGGGCGCGGCAGATCGGCGCGCACCACATCAGCACCGACACCTCACGCGTCCGCAGATGGCTCGACGGCGAGCAGCCGCGCGAGCCCATCCCGCGCATCCTCGGCGAACTGTTCTCCGAGCGGTTCGGCACCGTCGTCGCCATCGAGGACCTGGGGCTCCGGACGGCGCACCAGTCACCCTCGGTGTCCGGTGTCGACCTCCCCTGGGCGGGCCACCAGACCGTGGCGCTCCTCAGCGACTTCTCGCGCAGTGATCTGATGCTGGCCCGCCGGGGGTTCCTGGGGACCTCCCTCGCCCTCTCGGCCGGGCCGGCCCTCGTCGAGCCGATGCAGCGCTGGCTGGTGCCCACCCCGCCGTCCGGCCCCGATCCGGCCGACTCGGCGGGCGTCCGGCGGCCCTCCCGGCTCTCCGAGCCGGAACTCGGCCTCCTCGAGTCCACGACCGCCATGTTCCGCCAGTGGGACGCCCAGTGCGGCGGCGGGCTGCGCCGCAAGGCCGTCGTCGGCCAGCTCCACGAGGTGACCGACCTGCTCCAGGAACCGCACCCCGCGGCCGTCTCCGGAAGGCTGTTCACCTGTGCCGCGGAACTGGCCGAGCTGGCCGGCTGGATGAGCTACGACGTGGGGCTCCAGCCCACCGCGCAGAAGTACTTCGTGCTCGCCCTGCACGCCGCCAAGGAGGCCGGGGACAAGCCCCTCGGCTCGTACATCCTCTCGTCCATGAGCCGGCAGATGATCCACCTGGGCCGGCCCGACGACGCACTGGAACTCATCCACCTCGCGCAGTACGGCAGCCGCGAGTGCGCGACCCCGCGCACCCAGGCGATGCTGTATGCGATGGAGGCCCGCGCCTACGCCAACATGGGTCAGCCCAGCAAGACCAAGCGGGCCGTCCGCATGGCCGAGGTGACCTTCGCCGACGCGCTCGAGACCCGAGAGCCCGAGCCCGACTGGATCCGCTTCTTCTCCGAAGCCGAACTCAACGGCGAGAACGCCCACTCGTACCGGGACCTCGCCTATGTCGCAGGCCGCAGCCCCACCTACGCCTCGCTCGCCGAGCCCGTCATGGAACGCGCCGTCGAGCTCTTCAGCGAGGACACCGAGCACCAGCGCTCGTATGCACTCAACCTCGTCGGCATGGCGACGGTGCATCTGCTGAAGCGGGAGCCCGAGCAGTCCACCCGGCTCGCCGAGCAGGCACTGCACGTCGCCAGACGGGTGCGCTCCGAGCGGGTCAACACCCGGCTGCGCAAGACGGTCGACACGGCGGCCAGGGACTTCGGTGACGTCCCCGAGGTCGTACACCTCACGGACCTCATCACCGCACAGCTGCCCGAGACCGCGGAAGCGGTCTGA
- a CDS encoding NAD(P)/FAD-dependent oxidoreductase yields the protein MPADGHLERFKREGRIVVVGASLAGLRAAETLRLEGFAGTLTMVGDEPHEPYDRPPLSKGVLLGRTTPDHTALPRRAALEADWRLGTAATGLDMAAKRVRLADGEEVEYDRLLITTGVRARPWPHDGEAALDGVFVLRTRDDATALQKHLADGPRRVLVIGAGFTGSEIASACRERGIPVTVAERGAAPLVGALGGVVGAVAAELQREHGVDLRTGVMVTGLEGDSAGRVRAAHLSDGSSVEADVVVVALGATRNTEWLAGSGLGAGPRGIACDAGCRAFDIRGIVTDDVFVAGDVARSPHPLFGYQFLSLEHWGNAVSQAETAAHNMLCDSVDRRPHMWVPAFWSSQFGVNIKSVGVPSMGTELLVSQGSLAERRFVGVYGYQDRVIGAVTFDQARWLPFYEHLIETTAPFPPPFPTVDRRPEGARPVPADFPDPSLPTHGPTVTLSGYSPADRRMTFTPGRH from the coding sequence ATGCCCGCTGACGGACACCTCGAACGGTTCAAGCGCGAAGGGCGCATCGTCGTCGTCGGCGCCTCCCTGGCCGGTCTCAGGGCCGCGGAGACCCTGCGGTTGGAGGGCTTCGCCGGCACACTCACGATGGTCGGCGACGAGCCCCACGAACCGTACGACCGGCCCCCGCTCTCCAAGGGGGTCCTGCTCGGCAGGACCACTCCGGACCACACCGCCCTGCCCCGGCGCGCGGCCCTGGAGGCCGACTGGCGGCTCGGCACGGCCGCCACCGGGCTCGACATGGCCGCCAAACGCGTCCGGCTGGCCGACGGCGAGGAGGTCGAGTACGACCGGCTGCTGATCACCACCGGGGTCCGCGCCCGGCCGTGGCCGCACGACGGCGAGGCCGCGCTCGACGGGGTCTTCGTCCTGCGGACCCGTGACGACGCGACCGCGTTGCAGAAGCACCTCGCGGACGGGCCCCGCCGGGTGCTCGTCATCGGCGCGGGCTTCACCGGCTCGGAGATCGCCTCCGCCTGCCGTGAGCGGGGCATCCCCGTGACGGTCGCGGAACGCGGAGCCGCGCCCCTCGTCGGCGCGCTCGGCGGCGTCGTCGGCGCGGTGGCCGCCGAACTCCAGCGCGAGCACGGGGTGGATCTGCGCACGGGCGTGATGGTGACCGGGCTCGAGGGGGACTCGGCCGGTCGGGTGCGGGCCGCCCATCTCTCCGACGGCTCCTCGGTCGAGGCCGACGTCGTGGTCGTCGCGCTCGGCGCGACGCGCAACACCGAGTGGCTCGCCGGATCGGGGCTGGGGGCCGGCCCCCGGGGCATCGCCTGCGACGCCGGCTGCCGGGCGTTCGACATCCGGGGCATCGTCACCGACGACGTCTTCGTCGCCGGTGACGTGGCGCGGTCGCCGCATCCGCTGTTCGGGTACCAGTTCCTGTCGCTGGAGCACTGGGGCAACGCCGTCAGCCAGGCCGAGACCGCCGCGCACAACATGCTCTGCGACAGCGTCGACCGCCGCCCCCACATGTGGGTCCCGGCCTTCTGGTCCTCCCAGTTCGGCGTCAACATCAAGTCGGTTGGAGTGCCGTCCATGGGCACGGAACTCCTGGTCTCCCAGGGCTCGCTCGCCGAGCGGCGGTTCGTGGGGGTGTACGGGTACCAGGACCGCGTCATCGGCGCCGTCACCTTCGACCAGGCGCGCTGGCTGCCGTTCTACGAGCATCTCATCGAGACGACGGCGCCGTTCCCGCCGCCGTTCCCGACGGTCGACCGCCGGCCGGAGGGAGCACGTCCCGTACCGGCCGACTTCCCCGACCCGTCGCTGCCCACCCACGGACCCACCGTCACCCTCAGCGGCTACTCGCCGGCCGACCGGCGCATGACCTTCACCCCCGGCCGGCACTGA
- a CDS encoding bifunctional DNA primase/polymerase yields the protein MGFTIGGSRVREIRPGSRRRGRTTACTAVAECTGLWGWDVAPGARAMAGRCSCGDADCPAPGAHPLEFVPEVPAGATLDEVAKAWAEVPGASALLPAGRTFDVLEVSETAGRRALVRLERMGVPLGPVSATPTGRAQFFVAPGAARELPHLLYRMGWDDAELDLRCLGAGHYVTAPPSDHAGLGSSRWLRPPALGSGEAPPQARLLLGTLAYICHRSTAP from the coding sequence ATGGGCTTCACGATCGGCGGTTCCCGGGTCCGGGAGATCCGGCCCGGCTCACGGCGCCGCGGCCGCACGACTGCGTGCACGGCGGTCGCCGAGTGCACAGGACTGTGGGGCTGGGACGTGGCCCCGGGCGCGCGGGCCATGGCGGGCCGCTGCTCCTGCGGAGACGCGGACTGCCCGGCCCCGGGCGCGCACCCCCTGGAGTTCGTGCCCGAGGTACCGGCGGGCGCCACCCTCGACGAGGTGGCGAAGGCGTGGGCGGAGGTGCCCGGCGCCTCGGCCCTGCTTCCCGCGGGCCGCACCTTCGACGTCCTGGAGGTCTCCGAGACCGCCGGGCGCCGCGCCCTGGTGAGACTGGAGCGCATGGGAGTGCCGCTCGGGCCCGTCTCCGCGACGCCGACGGGCCGCGCGCAGTTCTTCGTCGCCCCCGGCGCGGCCCGGGAGCTGCCGCACCTGCTCTACCGGATGGGCTGGGACGACGCCGAGCTGGACCTGCGCTGCCTCGGCGCGGGCCACTATGTGACGGCCCCGCCCTCCGACCATGCCGGTCTCGGCTCGTCACGCTGGCTCCGGCCGCCGGCTCTCGGCTCCGGCGAGGCCCCGCCGCAGGCCCGGCTGCTGCTGGGGACGCTCGCCTACATCTGCCACCGCTCCACCGCCCCCTGA
- a CDS encoding ferredoxin — MRVVVDLNRCQGYAQCAFLAPDVFEMHGEEALLYKPRPDEAFREDVARAVAACPVQAILVDRSDETVTAGEACDAR; from the coding sequence GTGAGAGTTGTCGTCGATCTCAACCGGTGCCAGGGGTACGCGCAGTGCGCCTTCCTCGCCCCGGACGTCTTCGAAATGCACGGCGAGGAAGCGCTGCTGTACAAGCCCCGGCCCGACGAGGCGTTCCGGGAGGACGTGGCCCGTGCCGTGGCCGCGTGTCCCGTACAGGCCATCCTCGTGGACCGGTCCGACGAGACCGTGACCGCCGGGGAGGCGTGCGATGCCCGCTGA
- a CDS encoding nitrilase-related carbon-nitrogen hydrolase has product MDRRRRQLSRKYRKHHIPQVKGFWEKYYFRPGNAGWPVFDTSVGKVASSSATTATFPEGWRQVGLAGASWSTTVGHLRAVRLPLAAGAARRGRRQRVFIAAINRVGQEELRRATTSTAPATSSTRADSSSARPSDKQEELVVRDLDFGLIDEVRQQWPLPRPAARRLRGWSSRETTCTGGTARLIPTGSCSTTAAVESPTGRAGTSGRGRQPLLLTSSAAS; this is encoded by the coding sequence GTGGATCGACGCCGACGGCAGCTATCTCGCAAGTACCGCAAGCACCACATCCCCCAGGTCAAGGGATTCTGGGAGAAGTACTACTTCAGGCCCGGCAACGCGGGCTGGCCGGTCTTCGACACCTCCGTCGGCAAGGTGGCGTCTTCATCTGCTACGACCGCCACTTTCCCGGAGGGCTGGCGCCAAGTCGGCCTCGCCGGAGCCAGTTGGTCTACAACCGTCGGCCACCTCCGGGCTGTCCGCCTACCTCTGGCAGCTGGAGCAGCCCGCCGCGGCCGTCGCCAACGAGTATTCATCGCCGCCATCAACCGGGTCGGCCAGGAGGAGTTACGGCGAGCAACGACTTCTACGGCACCAGCTACTTCGTCGACCCGCGCGGACAGTTCGTCGGCGCGTCCCAGCGACAAGCAGGAGGAACTGGTCGTCAGGGACCTCGACTTCGGCCTCATCGACGAGGTGCGGCAGCAGTGGCCTCTACCGCGACCGGCGGCCCGACGCCTACGAGGCTGGTCAAGCCGTGAAACGACCTGTACGGGCGGCACCGCCCGGCTCATCCCGACTGGGTCGTGCTCTACTACGGCAGCCGTCGAATCACCCACGGGGAGGGCCGGCACGTCTGGGCGCGGACGGCAACCGCTACTCCTGACTTCTTCGGCGGCATCCTGA